From a region of the Tenggerimyces flavus genome:
- a CDS encoding class I SAM-dependent methyltransferase, translating to MPTKSRPFFARQYQRVSAAMDRAGVLEHRRALVAGLSGRVIEIGAGHGLNFAHYPRQVTELVAVEPEPNLHAAAVLAARSAPVPVTVVDGVADDLPYDDAVFDAAVTSLVLCSVPDQARALAEIRRVLRPGGQLRFYEHVAAPSGSLLHGVQRFFDATIWPYVAGGCHTGRDTAAAIEAAGFVLDEVHRFRFPERGPNPASPHVRGSATRP from the coding sequence GTGCCGACCAAGTCGCGCCCCTTCTTCGCCCGGCAGTACCAGCGCGTCAGCGCCGCGATGGACCGCGCCGGCGTACTCGAGCACCGCCGCGCGCTCGTCGCCGGCCTGTCCGGGCGGGTGATCGAGATCGGCGCCGGCCACGGCCTGAACTTCGCGCATTACCCGCGCCAGGTCACCGAGCTCGTCGCGGTCGAACCCGAACCGAACCTGCACGCCGCCGCGGTGTTGGCCGCCCGTTCCGCGCCGGTGCCCGTGACCGTCGTCGACGGCGTGGCGGACGACCTGCCGTACGACGACGCTGTGTTCGACGCGGCGGTCACCTCGCTGGTGCTGTGCAGCGTCCCCGACCAGGCGAGAGCGCTGGCCGAGATCCGGCGGGTGCTGCGACCTGGTGGCCAGCTGCGGTTCTACGAACACGTCGCCGCGCCGTCCGGCAGCCTGCTCCATGGGGTGCAGCGGTTCTTCGACGCCACGATCTGGCCGTACGTCGCGGGCGGCTGCCACACCGGCCGCGACACCGCGGCCGCGATCGAGGCGGCCGGGTTCGTCCTGGACGAGGTGCACCGCTTCCGCTTCCCCGAGCGCGGCCCCAACCCCGCCTCGCCCCACGTCCGAGGCAGCGCGACCCGGCCGTGA
- a CDS encoding PIN domain-containing protein, translating to MAIIVDASAIVAWYDEGQAEHDAIVSILPRLVRERREKLIVSPMIVVEADYLLADELGPRGARYFAEDLVNGAFELATWSVSDHAVALGVIDSYHGDYVGIADASNVVLADRYRTTELMTLDQRHFRMLRPIWGANHFRLLPYDEVSEG from the coding sequence ATGGCGATCATCGTCGACGCTAGCGCGATCGTCGCCTGGTATGACGAGGGCCAGGCCGAGCACGACGCGATCGTCAGCATTCTTCCTCGCCTGGTCCGCGAAAGACGCGAGAAGCTCATCGTCTCGCCCATGATCGTCGTTGAGGCTGACTACTTGTTGGCGGATGAGCTCGGTCCGAGGGGCGCGCGATATTTCGCCGAGGATCTCGTGAACGGTGCGTTCGAGCTTGCCACCTGGTCGGTGAGTGACCATGCCGTGGCGCTCGGCGTCATCGACAGCTATCACGGGGACTACGTCGGCATCGCCGATGCGTCGAACGTCGTGCTGGCCGATCGTTACCGGACGACCGAGCTGATGACCCTGGACCAGCGGCACTTCCGCATGCTCCGCCCCATCTGGGGCGCCAATCACTTCAGGCTGTTGCCGTACGACGAGGTCAGCGAAGGCTGA
- a CDS encoding M28 family metallopeptidase, whose product MRRREFAVGLAALGVAGCTAPEENEPASPTPTAPSRPPSASPTPSASPTPTPTATPTPSPVPRPARFEVATAVAVITELAGRIGPREASSAGYREAATYVEGRFTAAGLDVRRQTVRVPAGVSWGVRVPSGQADNLIATSPGFDGTRPHLVVGAHLDTVPQAPGAEDNASGVAIVLELARMAVLRPPRLPVLFAAFAAEEPRGDGDLRHHYGSRHYLAQLPAEERRAIRGMVSLDRVGTGPNVRVRTGGRAALTVADALVATGRRVRIATSRGTNRGSDHWSFEKVGIAAARVGGHGYAGYHNANDKPNLISRPQLTRTAALVWAYLL is encoded by the coding sequence ATGCGCCGTCGGGAGTTCGCCGTGGGGCTGGCCGCGCTCGGCGTGGCCGGATGCACGGCGCCCGAGGAGAACGAGCCGGCGAGCCCTACTCCCACGGCCCCGAGTCGTCCGCCTTCCGCCTCGCCGACTCCTTCGGCCTCGCCGACGCCGACGCCCACAGCAACGCCGACGCCTTCGCCGGTCCCGCGGCCGGCCAGGTTCGAGGTCGCGACCGCGGTCGCCGTCATCACCGAGCTCGCCGGTCGAATCGGCCCGCGCGAAGCCTCGTCGGCCGGGTACCGCGAGGCGGCGACGTACGTCGAGGGCCGGTTCACCGCCGCGGGGCTGGACGTCCGGCGGCAGACCGTCCGCGTGCCCGCCGGCGTCTCGTGGGGCGTCCGCGTCCCGAGCGGGCAGGCCGACAACCTGATCGCGACGTCGCCCGGCTTCGACGGCACCCGGCCGCACCTCGTCGTGGGCGCGCACCTCGACACCGTTCCGCAGGCACCGGGTGCGGAGGACAACGCGTCCGGCGTCGCGATCGTGCTCGAGCTCGCCCGGATGGCCGTCCTGCGACCACCGAGGCTGCCGGTGCTGTTCGCGGCCTTCGCGGCCGAGGAGCCACGCGGCGACGGCGACCTCCGGCACCACTACGGCTCGCGGCACTACCTGGCCCAGCTCCCTGCCGAGGAACGTCGCGCAATCCGCGGCATGGTGTCGCTGGACCGGGTCGGAACCGGCCCGAACGTACGCGTCCGGACCGGCGGTCGCGCGGCGCTGACCGTCGCCGACGCGCTGGTCGCGACCGGCCGGCGGGTGCGGATCGCGACGTCGCGCGGGACGAACCGGGGCAGCGACCACTGGTCGTTCGAGAAGGTGGGGATCGCGGCGGCCCGGGTCGGCGGGCACGGGTACGCGGGCTATCACAACGCGAACGACAAGCCGAACCTGATCAGCCGTCCACAGCTGACGCGCACGGCTGCGCTCGTCTGGGCCTATCTTCTGTAG